Part of the Canis aureus isolate CA01 chromosome 3, VMU_Caureus_v.1.0, whole genome shotgun sequence genome, GTATCATTTAAACCCTCTTGCAGTAAGTGGGCCTGCATTTTGCTACAGAAACAGCAATACCAGATACTTTCCCATTCCCTCTAGTAAATATGGAACATGGTCATGGGATCTGGACTGACCAATAAGATATATCAACCTAGATTTTGAGTCAGAAGTAAGGGCAATTAAAGGCACATGCAAGAGAGGATGATTCGGGTGATGACCATGACAGGATTAGCAGCATAGAGATTTGAAAGGTAGGGTGATAGCATCCTGCAGTGTGTTAGGGGGTTCATGCCCCTTAACACATGGTGGTGTTAGTAGCCCCTGTGGTGGTGATGGTAAGCCCCAGTGGATTTCACCACACATTGATGGTCAGTGGACCTTCACCACTTATTTATTAGGCATGATCTTTGAATAATTCtactttttcctgtttcctgttcttttccaagtttgattcttttgttttttgtaggtGTTCTTTACTAGAGTTCATGTTGGTGTGTGTGCGGGGAAATGtgtttcctttttgtgtgtgtgtgtgtggggaatgTGTTTCAATTGAAATATAAAGTTTTGTTTAGCttgcttttttacttaaaatatataatgttgcTGTTCCTATACAGGTCAGAAGATCAAGAtccaattcttttatttctggttttttaGGCAtacaataacaaataaaaatttaaagtaattagattacatcatatgttttattattattctcatttttaaaatatattttgtctgtttttctcacCACCACTTTTCCACTCCAGATTAATAACCTCATCTATATCCTTCTACTCCTTTCTTATATTCCTGTAATATAGAGTTTGTgattatttgctttataaaaatggCACAATGCTGACCATACTTCTGTCTCCCCATTGACAATATCCCATGAAAGTCTCTCAGAGGTAACTGGTGTGGTTATAATTCAATCTTTTAGTAGCTGCTTAAGATTTCATGATGTTCCAACtgcataatttattttctctaggGTTATTCACTTGGTTTTCAATTGTGTTGCCACTAAAAACCACGTGTCAACACATATTTGAATAAAGACCCTTTACCCTGGTGCtttttataaatgtgaatatGTTCCTGGAATGGAATTACTGGAAATAAAGTGTACATAATTTAAACCCAATAACTACTGTTATATTGCTTTTCTAAAGAAGGTGCTGTAACTATACAGATTTGTACCAACACTCTGTGGGATGATGAAGCTTTTTCCTTCATCCAAGCCAGCAATAGATGTTGATATTAGTAACTTGAATTAGTTATCTTAATATGTAAAAGTTCAAAATGCTAATAAGCAAAAGACTATTACCTTAAATCAAGAAATCAATACAATTCATGAAAAGcttatttacaaatgaagatCCACTTCTATATGTCAAGTGTTTACACACAGAGCATAAAAATTATGACAGCAATGCAATCTACTACATATACAACTGGGAAATAGTTAAGTATCCTTAGGTACTTCTTTCAGAAAAGCTGCTCTAAGACTCTGAACAACCTAAAAAATTTAAGACTTATGTTTTAAACACACCTTAAAAAGATAGTAGGCAAGAGAGTGGCATGAGATAGAGAGTGGGACCAGTTGAGACCATTTATGGATTCTGGACAATTTTGAGTTGAGAGTCCTGGTTATGTGTTTATATACATTACTGTTGAGGGAAAATGGTGACTGggtcctctttctttcctcctaggTATAGTATATGGTATACACTAGGTATAGTAtactatatagtatatagtataatGCTCGAAGCGAGCACTCCTTCCTCCAAGGTATAAATACTACTTTCAGAAAGATGTGACTTCTTCTCAAGAGGGTTCAAAAAGCAAATACAGTGGGAAATATATGCATTATTAAAAACCTTTGATCAGtctcttcttcctgtttttctgctTATCAAGGGAATCTGAAGACCCAAGAGGAATCCCATCCCCTGAGACACTAAATCAAGTTAAGTTCCTATTCATCTAGCCACGTTAGTTTCCATTCCCTGCAGTTCAACGAGTTGGGTCTTGAATCACCAAAGAATCATAGTAAATGCAAAGTACAGTCTCAATAATGATagtgaaaaactggaagaaagaaaacacagatgagTTTTATACCAAAATGAAGCACATACTGTAAGGTGAGTTCGTAAAATGGTAGATTTCTCTTAGTGTCCTTGCTCTCCCTCTTGAACTTCCACTGAGAGATAGGATGCTTGGGCACTGTCAGACCTCCTTTCACCTTGGATACCAAGTCTCACTTTGCCACTGTCTCTGTCtattctctctgttctctctgtctcctctctttgtctgtctcctctttctccctttttttttctctctctcttcacacacatacactcaaaattattaattaaaggCCTACAAATAGAGACTAAGTTGCTGCATCATGGGCAAAGAACTGACAGCTGACAACTGACAGCTCTAATTGATAGTCCTGCCTTAAATCTCAAGCTATTTGCAATTCATATTATGAAAGGTTCCTATTTGATCTAATCTGAATATGAAGTTATCCTGGGTATGGGATACTCCTGGTCAAGTAGAAATGTCAGATGCATTTATTCAAGTTTTTGAATTCTGATATCAATATAGGTGATTATAATAATTTTGTCTCTGTTATATATTCTCTGATTTGAAAAATATGCTTCCAAAATCTTTTTGGGTGTATAGTTGACACAATACTACACTAGgtttaggtgtacagcatagtgactcaATTTCTCTGTACTTTATGCCCTGCTCACCACAAGCATAGCTACCATGGGTCACCATACAACGCTGTTGCAATACAAACTGTACTTcctatgctgtgcttttttttttttaagattttatttgtttatttattttacagagagagagagagacagaaacagactcctgctgagcagggagctagactcagggcttgatcctaggaccttgggatcttgacctgaaccaaaggcagatgcacaatttcctgagccacccaggtgcccctctctgtcgtgcttttattcccatgacttattcattccatacctGGAAGCCTGAACCTCCCACTCCCTTTACCCATGAAAATTATAGCTTGGTGTAGCTTGAGCCACATTGTCTAGACACGGGATACATTTTGTCTAAGCTTTGCCTAGAACAGAGATCCTCATGTTCTCTCATACTGTGGAGCCAGTTACATAGTCTTCCctcaaacaataataataataacaataacaataataacaatccTTAACTCAAGACTAATttgggttaaataaaaaatatcaattctGCCTCACTTTTTATTATACAGAGTCCCAACATTTCTTGACATCAATCTGGCACACATTCTTTCCTCTGGAGTTGGTTCTGTTCTTCCTGTCTCAGGTAGTAGGTCATAAATAAAAGCCATACATTTGATGGGGAGGTCTTCTTTTAGAAGGGCATTGCCTGAATTTATGAATATGAGGAGTGGACGGTGGATGGAGGGGTATTATCTCAAGATATGGCAAATTAGAAAATATCCAGATATTTAGGATGGAAGGATATAAGTAGAAAACTGCCAGTGGATTGTGTTCGGGAGAACACATGAATTTTACGTTCTTAGAACCTAGGAAGGATAAGCATGGATAAGCATGGAGCCAGCAGTATACAAGTCTTGGAAttttctggatcatatggaagATTACAGGGACCATGTCATGGAGTTGAGTTTCTCAACTTCCTCTAAAGGAGGTCCCTTTATAAGTAGCTGGTGATTATAGTGAGACACAAGTCCCAATACCAGTGATGAAGGGCTCCTCAAAGATCTAGCTTTGAAACTGAGAAATCTCTACAGCACAAAGAGAATTTATTCTCCTCTCATTCCTCCCTCTCTATAGATAGATTGGTATATAGGAGACTAGATAGGTAAGTATATAGAGAGGGAATTTTATATCACAAGGCAACAATTTTGTATGATTCATTATAATTTCTCAAGCAGTTCTCAAGTGCCAGACCCTTTATTAAGGACCCATCTCTTGCCTTATTTAATACTTATAGTTGTTTTAACCTGTATTACTGCTGCCAAGTTATATATGACGACCACCCAAAATTATTCAGGTGTACTGTACATTTAAAGTGTGCAGTGGTATCACAATTAAATTCTTGATTCTTTAAGTTACCATATGAATTCTGGAGAGACAACAGAATTCCAAAagtccctccccgcccccccccccccccaccgctaCCCTGTAGTATACACTCTGTTAAATCTTCTCCCCTTGAATTCAGGTGAGACCTGAGAATATGATGGGAAAACACTCGGGAGGCATTCTTTTACATCACACTTTGTACAGCAAACTGAAGAGAGGTTCTCCTACTGGCTCTGAAGCAGTACGCTGCTGTGTTATCAGATGGTCAAGTGGTTAGGACTTGAGGGTGGGTTCTAAAGCTGAGAATGATGATCCCTGCTAACAGTCAGCAAGACATACAGACACCTCAGTCCTAaactgcaaggaactgaattctgccaatgATCTCCACAGGCTTGGAAGCAGACCCCAAGTCTCCCATGAGATTCCAGACTCAGCTGACATCTGGTTTCAGCCTTGAGCAGAACACCGAGCTCACCTGACTCAAATACTGTAAGAATGGAAATTTGCATTGTTTTATGTTGCTACATTTGTGGTCACTTATAATGCATAACAGGAGATTAAAACAGTGGATACCTAGGATTTTCTACCACATAGATCTGAGTGTTCCTCAGTTTCTGTGTGCAtgcctttgtgtgtatgtgcaagaCAGAGACAGTACATGCGGgagaatgatgatgataattCTATCATCTTTACCAAAAACTTTTGTAAGAAGCAAAGTTGAGTCTAGAATTATCTACCAAGGATGATGCACTTGCCACATGAAAATGGATTTCAAGTTTTTAATTAATGCTGGGTGTCCTCTCAATTCCCATAGGGAGAGACATCAAGGCCCTGGAAAATGACAAACATGAGCTTTGTAACTACATTCATCCTCATGGGCATTCCCCATGCACCAGCCCTGGACATCCCCCTCTTCACAATCTTCTTAGTGATTTATGTACTCACCGTGATGGGGAACCTCCTCATCCTGCTGGTGATCAGGGTGGATTCtcacctccacacccccatgtactaCTTCCTGACCAACCTGTCCTTCATTGACATGTGGTTCTCCACAGTCACTGTGCCCAAACTGCTGATGACCTTGGGGTCTCCAGGAGGCAGGATGATCTCCTTTCACAGCTGCATGGCCCAGCTCTACTGCTTCCACTTCCTGGGCAGCACCGAGTGTTTCCTCTACACAGTCATGTCCTATGACCGCTACCTGGCCATCAGTCACCCACTCAGGTATGCCAGCATGATGAGGGGGAGAACGTGTGCCCTCCTGGCCACCGGCACGTGGCTCAGTGGCTCTCTGCACTCTGCTGTCCAGACCACGCTGACATTCCGTTTGCCTTACTGTGGGCCCAGCCAGATCCAGCATTACTTCTGTGATGCCCCTCCCATCCTCAGGCTGGCCTGTGCAGACACCTCCGTGAACGAGATGGTGATCTTTGTCAACATTGGGGTGGTGGCCTCGGGCTGCTTCCTCCTCATAGTGTTGTCCTACGTGTCCATCGTCTGTTCCATCCTGAAGATCCGCACCTCAGAGGGGAGGCACAGAGCCTTTCAGACCTGTGCCTCCCACTGCATTGTGgtcctttgtttctttggccCTGGTCTTTTCATCTACCTGAGGCCAGGCTCCAGGGATGCTGTGGATGGGGTCGTGGCAGTCTTCTACACGGTGCTGACACCCCTTCTAAACCCTGTGGTGTACACCCTGAGGAACAAGGAAGTGAAGAAAGCTCTGCTCAACGTGGGCAGTAAGTCAATATTCACCCAatgtaaataaagaagaaagaccaGATGTGGCTagcttctcttttatttatttagaactaAATTGAACCACCAACCTTGAACATTATACTTGTAAGGAACATTTCAATTATccagtcttaatttttaaattaaaatttaatacatatttaattttcccTCTTAACTGCTTGCCAGAACCCCAGTATAAGCAGTCATTTATGGTGACAATCTAAGAAAGGATGATgacttatttcttcccttttatgtTCTACCAAGTAAATCATCAGAAAAGTGGTTGCTCCTATACTCTGATGAGTATTTTCCAGAATTACTCTTCAGTacaatatatctatattttattttgtcaatttAAATTAAACAATCTAGAAatctctttcaatttttaaatctttatattgTAAAACATCACATGTAATAATTGCAATTCACTTTATAATATAGTACCTAAAAGATGAAATTTTACATTATACAATATCACACCAAAAATACTTGATTGTCAAGAATGGCTTTATTCAAATTTATGAGATAATTACAAAGTAgaactctttaattttttcactttgacttccaagattttttttccaagattttttaaagtacatatttgTCTACCTTTGTACTTTATGCAATATTTGTACTGAATTGGTCACAGAAATGACTATTTAGattgttgttaaatatttaaagagctcC contains:
- the LOC144305729 gene encoding olfactory receptor 10G7, which gives rise to MTNMSFVTTFILMGIPHAPALDIPLFTIFLVIYVLTVMGNLLILLVIRVDSHLHTPMYYFLTNLSFIDMWFSTVTVPKLLMTLGSPGGRMISFHSCMAQLYCFHFLGSTECFLYTVMSYDRYLAISHPLRYASMMRGRTCALLATGTWLSGSLHSAVQTTLTFRLPYCGPSQIQHYFCDAPPILRLACADTSVNEMVIFVNIGVVASGCFLLIVLSYVSIVCSILKIRTSEGRHRAFQTCASHCIVVLCFFGPGLFIYLRPGSRDAVDGVVAVFYTVLTPLLNPVVYTLRNKEVKKALLNVGSKSIFTQCK